The Gemmatimonadota bacterium DNA segment CGAGCACCGCGACGGGCTCCGGTGCACCATGATCCTCTTCAACGGACTGGTGGAGGACTTCAACTTCGCGGCGCGTATCGCAGGACGGAGCGACCCGCTGTCGACGCAGATGTACCTGCCCATGCCGCCCGCGCGCACCTCGCTGGCCAACTTCTTCTCGCCGCAGGTCAACAACGTGGAGCAGATGTTCCTCACCGGCGAGGCCGCCTATCCCGTGGAAAGGACCCTGCTGACGACAGGCCTCACCGCGGCCGGGGTCGACAGCCTGCACGAGGGACAGGTACGCCTCGAAACGCCTCATCTCGACGTGGCCTACCCGGCGCCCGAAAACTCCACTTTCTGGAGATATTGACATTCTGGAGTTACTGACTTACAGGAGATACTGACACTATGTCCAGGCGGCTTGCCGTCATCAGTTCCATCTACACCTATCTGTCTCACTCCCAGCACTTCGCGGACCGGTTCCTCGTGGGCTATCCGCGGTCCGGCCGCTGGCACCGGCCGGACGTGGAAGTGGTGTCGCTCTACGTCGACCAGCGGCCCGAAGGAGACCAGAGTACCGGCCGCGCCCGCGAGTTCGGCTTCGAGGTCTATCCAACCATCGCCGAAGCGCTGCGGTGCGGCGGGGATACGCTGGCGGTGGACGGGATCCTGATCATCTGCGAACACGGCGACTATCCGGACAACGAAAAAGGACAGAAGCTCTACCCGCGCTACGAGATGTTCAAGGCCTGCGTCGAGGTGTTCGAACAGGACGGCCGCGCGGTGCCGGTCTACAACGACAAGAACCTGTCCTATAGCTTCGACCGGGGCCTGGAAATGGTGGCCGATTCTAATCGACTCGGCTTCCCCGTACTCGCGGGCTCGAGCCTGCCCGTCACCTGGCGGCTGCCCGACCTGGAACTCCCGCTGGAATGCGACATCGAGGAAGCGTTGATGGTGGGCGTCGGCGGGTCGGACGCCATGGACTATCACGCCCTCGAAGCCATGCAGTGCATGATCGAGCGGCGCAGGGGCGGAGAGACGGGGGTCAGGGCGGTTCAGATGATCGTGGGCGACGCCGTGTGGGAGGCCGGCGAGCAGGGACGCTATTCGAAGGAACTGCTGGGATCGGCGCTGTCCCGCTGCGACAGTCCGAAGGGGCTGCCCGAAAAGGACGGCCGTACCCAGGACCTGCTGGGCACGGGCGAGTTGCAACGGCTCGCCACTGAGCCGGCCGCCTACTTCATCGAACATGTGGATGGACTGCAGACCACGCTGCTCATGCTCAACGGCGCCATAGGGGACTACTGTTTCGCCGCCCGCCTGAAGGACGAACCCGCGCCGCAGTCGACCCAGTTCTTCCTGCCGCCCACGCCTCCGGTCACCTATTCCGCCTGCCTGGTGGCGAAGATCGACGAGATGTTCGAGACCGGGGTTTCCCCGATCCCGGTGGAACGGACGCTCACCGTATGCGGCATCCTCGACCACTGTCTCACGTCGAAGCAGCGGGGCGGCGTCCGACTGGAGACGCCCGATCACCGCGTGCAATACCGGGCGCCGGACCGGCCGCAGCACTGCGGCGCCGCGCAGGACGGGTACACTTCCTGAGTCAGCGTTTACAAAGTTTAGATGACGATTAGATGAACGAGCCTTTCCGGCTCGCTGTAGGCTCCGCTCAGCAGAACCAGGCCTCGGTCAGCCTGGGGACGCGCCGCCTTTTGAGCGGGATGTCGTGAGAAGGCTGCTCCGCGGGTGCCTCGTCGCCCGCCGCTTCCGCCGCCAGGCACCTGATCCGGTGGAACACGCGGCGGTTGTCCCTCTCCTCTCCCGACGCGTCGGCTTCCTCCACGAGACTGGAAACCTTTTGATGCAGGCGGTCCATGCGCGCATCGCCGTGGCGCCACGCATAGGTGAACCCCGCTTCATCCAGCGCTCCAATCCATGACCGGGTATCCGGCTCATCCAGCAGGGCCGACCCCGGTGGTACGAGCAGGCGGATGGTATACTGCACCGGGTCGATGTGGTCGACCAGGTCGTGGACTTCGACGAAATCCAGCAGATCCAGGTAGTCGTCCAGGGTCGCCCAGGGCGTGAAGGCCACCAGCGAGGGCCGCATGGGCAGGCCCGCGTCCCGCAGGATGGCGAGGGCCCGGACGATGTCGTCGCGGGTGTGTCCTTTCCTGAGACGCTCCAGCACCAGGTCGCTGACCGACTCCACGGCCGATACGACGAAGATGCCGCCCAGGTCACGGGCCTCCGGGAAAAAGGATGGGTGCCGGAGGATGTGTTCGATCTTGGTGGTGAAATCGAAGGTGAGGCCGGGGTGGGCGTCGCTCATCCTGCGCAGGATACGCAGGACGTGGGTGGGGCCGTTCAGGAAATCCGGGTCCCCGAAGGTGATGTGCCGGGCTCCCATGCGCACCTGCTGGTCCACGTCGGCGAGCACCACGTCGGCGGGCACGGCGAAGAACCGGCCGTTGTACACCGGCGTGATCGGGCAGTGCAGGCAGGTATGCAGGCAGCCGCGCGTGGTCTCGGTGTACCCGGCCGGAAGTGATTCAATGCCGTTGTCCAACTGGGCGTAACGCTTCAGCCCAGGCAGCGTATCGCGATCCGGGACCAGCCATTCCTGGCGGGCGAGATGCGGGGCGCCGGCCGCACCGCCGGCCGCACCGCCGGTCGATGCGGGATCCGCGTCCGATGCGTGATCGCCGTCTGATGACGGATCCCGGGCCGATGCAGGATCCCCGGCCTTAGGGAGTTCTCCGGTCGCCGCTGACGATTCGCCGTCGCACAGCTTCCCGACCAGGTCGCAAAGCGGCTGCTCGAACTCGGCGCCGATTACCGAGTCGGCCC contains these protein-coding regions:
- a CDS encoding CUAEP/CCAEP-tail radical SAM protein translates to MKRDDDILLISCYELGHQPFSLASPAARMKSVGYNVSVVDAAIEPVPEDIVRRAGFIGISVPMHTAMRVGMDLSRRIRILNPGAHLCFYGLYATLNAEYLLSHGADSVIGAEFEQPLCDLVGKLCDGESSAATGELPKAGDPASARDPSSDGDHASDADPASTGGAAGGAAGAPHLARQEWLVPDRDTLPGLKRYAQLDNGIESLPAGYTETTRGCLHTCLHCPITPVYNGRFFAVPADVVLADVDQQVRMGARHITFGDPDFLNGPTHVLRILRRMSDAHPGLTFDFTTKIEHILRHPSFFPEARDLGGIFVVSAVESVSDLVLERLRKGHTRDDIVRALAILRDAGLPMRPSLVAFTPWATLDDYLDLLDFVEVHDLVDHIDPVQYTIRLLVPPGSALLDEPDTRSWIGALDEAGFTYAWRHGDARMDRLHQKVSSLVEEADASGEERDNRRVFHRIRCLAAEAAGDEAPAEQPSHDIPLKRRRVPRLTEAWFC